Proteins found in one Synechococcus sp. LA31 genomic segment:
- a CDS encoding uroporphyrinogen-III synthase produces MHNPIAAHGVPPLQGRTVAVTRAEQQLGEARRLFEQAGATVLDCPALVIGPPDEWGPLDDALAELEEFHWLVVSSSNGVDAVEQRLQRLGGSLARRPRSLKIAAVGRKTAARLEALGAPADFVPPQFVADSLIDHFPVSGWGLRLLLPRVQSGGRTVLAEAFGEAGARVVEVAAYESRCPAALPAATATALAAGAVDAITFSSGKTVQHTAQLLEQQFGATWQQQLEGVALVSIGPQTSHTCRDLLGRVDAEAVPHDLDGLVRACVQALNNQPLKA; encoded by the coding sequence GTGCACAACCCCATCGCGGCCCATGGCGTGCCGCCGCTGCAAGGGCGAACGGTTGCCGTCACCAGGGCTGAGCAACAGCTGGGGGAAGCACGCCGCCTGTTTGAGCAAGCAGGGGCAACCGTGCTGGATTGTCCAGCGCTGGTAATCGGCCCACCGGATGAGTGGGGCCCGCTCGACGATGCCCTGGCGGAACTGGAGGAGTTCCACTGGCTGGTGGTGTCGAGCAGTAACGGCGTGGATGCCGTGGAGCAGCGGCTGCAGCGGTTAGGCGGGAGCCTGGCGCGGCGGCCGCGCAGCCTCAAGATCGCCGCCGTGGGACGCAAAACAGCAGCGCGGCTGGAGGCGCTGGGCGCTCCGGCCGATTTCGTACCCCCCCAGTTTGTGGCCGACAGCTTGATCGATCACTTCCCCGTGTCTGGCTGGGGATTACGCCTCTTGCTGCCCCGTGTGCAGAGCGGCGGCCGCACCGTTTTGGCAGAGGCCTTTGGCGAAGCCGGCGCGCGGGTGGTGGAGGTGGCCGCCTACGAATCGCGCTGCCCGGCCGCGCTGCCCGCCGCCACCGCAACAGCCCTGGCGGCGGGTGCAGTGGATGCGATCACCTTCAGCAGTGGCAAAACGGTGCAGCACACCGCTCAATTGCTGGAACAGCAGTTCGGTGCCACCTGGCAGCAACAGCTGGAGGGGGTGGCGCTGGTGTCGATCGGGCCGCAAACAAGCCACACCTGCCGCGACCTGCTGGGGCGCGTGGATGCCGAGGCTGTTCCCCACGACCTGGATGGCCTGGTTCGAGCCTGTGTTCAGGCCTTGAACAACCAGCCGCTCAAAGCGTGA
- a CDS encoding SRPBCC family protein, translated as MGRWLEHSVTSEVQASAERVWEVWSDLEAMPRWMNWIESVVTEPNDPDLTDWTLAAQGFRFHWKARITQRVEAQQLHWESVGGLPTKGAVRFYPQGPELTAVKLTVSYELPGVLAPLMEPSILGGIVTKELQANLDRFRDLVQSGYGQQQA; from the coding sequence ATGGGCCGTTGGCTTGAACACAGCGTTACCTCTGAGGTACAGGCCTCGGCCGAGCGGGTGTGGGAAGTGTGGAGCGATCTTGAGGCGATGCCCCGCTGGATGAACTGGATCGAATCGGTGGTGACCGAACCCAACGATCCAGACCTCACCGATTGGACCCTTGCCGCTCAAGGCTTCCGCTTCCATTGGAAAGCCCGAATTACCCAGCGGGTGGAAGCCCAGCAGCTGCATTGGGAATCGGTGGGAGGCCTGCCCACTAAAGGTGCCGTGCGTTTTTATCCCCAGGGCCCTGAGCTCACCGCCGTGAAGCTCACCGTGAGCTACGAGCTACCGGGGGTGTTGGCACCCTTGATGGAACCCTCCATCCTGGGGGGGATCGTGACCAAGGAGCTCCAGGCCAACCTGGACCGCTTCCGCGATCTCGTGCAGAGCGGGTATGGCCAACAGCAGGCCTGA
- the zds gene encoding 9,9'-di-cis-zeta-carotene desaturase, with translation MRVAIVGSGLAGLAAAVDLVDAGHQVDLYEARPFMGGKVGSWVDEGGNHIEMGLHVFFFNYANLFALLRKVGAIDNLLPKDHTHLFVNAGGDLRELDFRFALGAPFNGLKAFFTTPQLDWLDKLRNALALGTSPIVRGLVDYEGAMKVIRDLDRISFQQWFLGHGGSEQSIKRMWNPIAYALGFIDCEAISARCMLTIFMMFAAKTEASKLNLLKGSPHRWLTGPILDYIQQRGGRLHLRHRVTEVMFEEGTAGADGQPSTEVSGLKLGTPDGEITVQADAYLAACDVPGIQRMIPEAWRRWPLFENLYKLEAVPVATVQLRYDGWVTELGDGAIEEAARRDVARPAGLDNLLYTADADFSCFADLALASPEDYRKEGVGSLLQCVLTPGDPWIPKKTEEIVAATDEQVRRLFPSARNLKLVWSNVVKLAQSLYREAPGMEPYRPDQATPVGNFFLAGSYTKQDYIDSMEGATMSGRLAAAAILGSTAQLATNAAVA, from the coding sequence GTGCGCGTCGCCATCGTGGGTTCAGGTCTGGCGGGTCTTGCCGCGGCCGTGGATCTGGTGGATGCCGGCCATCAGGTGGATCTCTACGAAGCCCGGCCGTTTATGGGCGGCAAGGTGGGCAGCTGGGTCGATGAGGGCGGCAATCACATCGAGATGGGGTTGCATGTGTTCTTTTTCAACTACGCCAACCTGTTTGCCCTGCTGCGCAAAGTGGGTGCGATCGACAACCTGCTCCCTAAAGACCACACCCACCTGTTCGTGAATGCCGGCGGCGACCTGCGTGAGCTGGATTTCCGCTTCGCCCTCGGCGCACCCTTCAACGGCCTGAAGGCCTTTTTCACCACCCCCCAGCTCGACTGGCTCGACAAGCTGCGCAATGCCCTGGCGCTGGGCACCAGCCCAATCGTGCGCGGTTTGGTGGATTACGAAGGGGCGATGAAGGTGATTCGCGACCTTGATCGCATCAGCTTTCAGCAATGGTTCCTCGGCCATGGCGGCAGCGAGCAGAGCATCAAGCGGATGTGGAATCCGATCGCCTATGCCCTGGGCTTCATCGACTGTGAAGCGATCTCGGCTCGCTGCATGCTCACTATCTTCATGATGTTTGCTGCCAAAACCGAAGCCTCCAAGCTCAACCTGCTCAAGGGATCTCCGCACCGCTGGCTCACCGGCCCGATCCTCGATTACATCCAGCAGCGCGGCGGCCGGTTGCACCTGCGCCACCGCGTTACCGAGGTGATGTTTGAAGAGGGCACAGCTGGTGCGGATGGTCAACCCAGCACCGAGGTGAGTGGCCTCAAGCTCGGTACTCCCGATGGCGAGATCACGGTGCAGGCCGATGCCTACCTCGCCGCCTGTGATGTGCCCGGCATCCAGCGAATGATCCCTGAGGCCTGGCGCCGCTGGCCACTGTTCGAGAATCTCTACAAGCTGGAGGCGGTGCCGGTGGCCACGGTGCAGCTCCGCTACGACGGCTGGGTGACCGAACTGGGCGACGGCGCCATCGAAGAAGCTGCTCGCCGCGATGTGGCCCGCCCTGCTGGCCTCGACAATCTCCTCTACACCGCTGACGCTGATTTCAGCTGCTTCGCTGATCTGGCTCTGGCTAGCCCGGAGGACTACCGCAAGGAGGGCGTGGGCTCGCTGCTGCAGTGTGTGCTCACCCCTGGTGATCCCTGGATCCCCAAGAAAACTGAGGAGATCGTGGCGGCCACCGATGAGCAGGTGCGGCGCTTGTTCCCATCGGCCCGCAATCTCAAGTTGGTGTGGAGCAATGTGGTGAAACTGGCCCAGTCGCTTTATCGCGAGGCGCCGGGTATGGAGCCTTACCGCCCCGACCAGGCCACCCCGGTGGGCAACTTCTTCCTCGCGGGTAGCTACACCAAGCAGGACTACATCGATTCGATGGAAGGCGCCACCATGAGCGGACGTTTGGCCGCTGCCGCCATCCTCGGCTCCACTGCGCAATTGGCCACCAACGCGGCCGTTGCCTGA
- a CDS encoding iron-sulfur cluster assembly accessory protein, with protein sequence MTSDTATTTAPAAQATHTGRDGKGIQITESAMKQLATLLPAQGDGKVLRVGVRSGGCSGMSYTMDFIDAADIQADDERYVYEPAGAPSFTVVSDPKSLLYIYGMQLDFSSALIGGGFNFTNPNATQTCGCGSSFAV encoded by the coding sequence ATGACCAGCGATACCGCCACAACCACCGCCCCCGCCGCTCAGGCGACGCACACCGGCCGCGACGGCAAAGGGATTCAGATCACCGAATCAGCCATGAAACAGCTGGCCACGCTGCTGCCGGCCCAGGGCGACGGCAAGGTTCTGCGTGTAGGCGTGCGCTCAGGTGGCTGCAGCGGCATGAGCTACACGATGGACTTCATCGATGCGGCTGACATCCAGGCCGATGACGAGCGCTATGTGTACGAGCCCGCCGGAGCACCCAGCTTCACCGTGGTGAGCGACCCTAAGAGCCTTCTCTACATCTACGGCATGCAACTGGATTTCTCCAGTGCTCTGATCGGCGGGGGCTTCAATTTCACCAACCCCAATGCCACCCAGACCTGCGGCTGCGGCAGCTCGTTTGCGGTGTGA
- a CDS encoding lipid-A-disaccharide synthase-related protein — protein MTPHTTDPRPILLLSNGHGEDLSGALIGRALVERGLTVDALPLVGHGRAYEQAGIRLRGRTREYSTGGLGYTSAFGRLTELVQGQVIYLLSRLLLLLRIAPRYQLILVVGDVIPVIAAWLSGRPTATYLVAYSSHYEGKLRLPWPCASCLRQRRTRAIYSRDALTAADLTGQLQRSVHFLGNPFFDGALSPSEPLKGHPRQRLGLLPGSRLPEALHNLELMLRVLERLPEPLRPAERLGLHAALVGKLTPQEVAPLASRLGWKLQLEGEERCSLQRGPLQLQLEWGRFAAVVQQCDLLLSMTGTAAEQCVGLGKPVLQLVGDGPQFTANFAEAQRRLLGPGLFCASGPTGSEEQLDGTAALLEQLLARLLSDGGWRAALQQLGRERIGSGGGAARMAADLRTHLDG, from the coding sequence TTGACCCCGCACACAACCGACCCTCGCCCGATCCTCCTGCTCAGCAACGGGCATGGCGAAGACCTCAGCGGCGCCCTGATCGGGCGAGCACTGGTCGAGCGAGGGCTCACGGTGGACGCATTGCCGCTCGTGGGCCACGGCCGCGCCTACGAGCAGGCTGGGATTCGCCTGCGGGGCCGCACCCGCGAATACAGCACCGGCGGGCTGGGCTACACCAGCGCCTTTGGCCGCCTCACCGAACTGGTGCAGGGACAAGTGATCTACCTGCTCAGCCGGCTGCTGCTGCTGCTGCGCATCGCCCCTCGCTATCAGCTGATCCTGGTGGTGGGAGATGTGATCCCCGTAATCGCAGCCTGGCTGAGCGGGCGGCCCACAGCCACCTATCTGGTGGCCTATTCCAGCCACTACGAAGGCAAACTTCGGCTTCCATGGCCCTGTGCATCCTGCCTGCGCCAGCGCCGCACCCGGGCGATCTACAGCCGCGATGCCCTCACCGCCGCCGACCTCACCGGCCAGCTGCAACGTTCAGTGCACTTTCTCGGCAATCCCTTTTTCGATGGAGCTCTCAGCCCCAGCGAACCACTCAAGGGCCACCCCAGACAGCGGCTGGGCCTGCTGCCCGGCAGTCGGCTCCCCGAAGCCTTACACAACCTGGAGCTGATGCTGCGGGTGCTTGAGCGCCTACCCGAACCGCTCCGGCCCGCCGAGCGGCTAGGGCTGCATGCGGCCTTAGTGGGCAAGCTCACCCCCCAGGAAGTGGCCCCCCTAGCCAGCCGCCTGGGCTGGAAGCTGCAGCTGGAGGGAGAAGAGCGCTGCAGCCTGCAGAGGGGGCCACTGCAGCTGCAGCTCGAATGGGGCCGCTTCGCAGCGGTGGTGCAGCAATGCGACCTGCTCCTGTCGATGACGGGCACCGCCGCTGAGCAATGCGTGGGGCTCGGCAAACCTGTGCTTCAGCTGGTGGGGGATGGGCCGCAATTCACGGCTAATTTCGCTGAGGCGCAGCGGCGACTGCTCGGGCCTGGCCTGTTCTGCGCCAGCGGACCTACCGGCAGCGAGGAGCAGCTGGATGGCACCGCCGCATTGCTGGAGCAACTGCTCGCACGGCTCCTGAGCGATGGCGGCTGGCGTGCCGCGCTGCAACAACTGGGCCGCGAGCGCATCGGCAGCGGCGGCGGCGCCGCCAGGATGGCCGCCGATCTGCGCACCCATCTGGATGGCTGA
- a CDS encoding TIGR01777 family oxidoreductase, with translation MRILLVGCSGFVGRALVPQLLEAGHSLILVSRSAAPLAGLQHPQLQRLQADPAQAASWRRPELQQALRASEAVVNLAGEPIAEKRWTPQHLQLLTSSRIDTTHALVAAMAALPQEQRPSVLINGSAIGYYGTSSSAQFSEDSPAGTDVLGRLCAAWESEARGAESLCRVVILRIGIVLGADGGALGKMLPVFRLGFGGPIGDGQQWMSWISRADLCSLITAALADQAYSGVYNAVAPQPCSMATFAAALGRCLGRPSLLPVPGPLLQLLLGDGAKVVLEGQKVVPQRLQAQGFQFRHGELSAALAAATT, from the coding sequence GTGCGGATTTTGTTGGTGGGTTGCAGCGGTTTTGTGGGCCGTGCCCTCGTGCCCCAACTGCTAGAGGCTGGCCACAGTCTCATCCTGGTGAGCCGCTCTGCGGCGCCCTTGGCCGGCCTGCAACATCCGCAGCTGCAGCGGTTGCAGGCCGATCCTGCCCAAGCCGCCAGCTGGCGGCGCCCTGAGCTCCAGCAGGCCCTGCGGGCTTCCGAGGCGGTGGTGAACCTGGCTGGTGAGCCGATTGCCGAGAAGCGCTGGACGCCCCAGCACCTGCAGCTTCTGACCAGCAGCCGCATTGATACCACCCATGCTCTGGTGGCAGCGATGGCTGCCCTGCCTCAAGAGCAGCGTCCATCGGTGCTGATCAATGGATCTGCCATTGGCTACTACGGCACCAGCAGCAGCGCCCAATTTTCAGAAGACAGCCCGGCTGGAACCGACGTGCTTGGCCGCCTTTGCGCGGCGTGGGAATCGGAAGCCCGCGGCGCTGAATCCCTGTGTCGCGTGGTGATCCTGCGCATCGGCATCGTGCTGGGCGCCGATGGCGGGGCCCTCGGCAAGATGCTTCCGGTGTTCCGGCTGGGCTTCGGTGGACCGATTGGCGACGGCCAGCAGTGGATGAGCTGGATCTCCCGCGCGGATCTCTGCAGCCTGATCACCGCAGCCCTGGCGGATCAGGCCTACAGCGGTGTCTACAACGCTGTGGCCCCGCAGCCCTGCAGCATGGCCACCTTTGCTGCGGCGTTAGGCCGTTGCCTGGGTCGCCCCAGCCTGTTGCCCGTGCCGGGCCCCCTGCTGCAGCTGCTGCTTGGTGATGGCGCCAAGGTGGTGCTCGAGGGGCAGAAGGTGGTGCCACAGCGTCTTCAGGCGCAGGGCTTCCAGTTCCGCCATGGCGAGCTCAGCGCTGCGCTCGCCGCTGCCACCACTTGA
- a CDS encoding cation:proton antiporter, producing the protein MIAGSVPPSLALLLVLFGGLLLLALFLDDIASQIRLPGILLVLVLGLLIDNNVQPGPSQPPSLLSLGHADQLAQFALVLVLFFGGLAANWQQIRQVLVPSLRLATLGSLLTAGALALVVVVVQTLPGRHFAVGVAGALFVGAMFCSTDASAVLTLLRPLRSRLPQRLLDLLECESGFNDPIAVVLASLALALPHGQDTAIAPLLVEVVRQFLLGAFLGFLGGKAAVLMLGRRRHPLNLSQVTVMGLAALMLVAGGSALMGASPLLAAYVMGLVLGNSEEVDPEQLEASQAGFAKLAELMLFLCLGLVVQPTEVVELLPTALILLLVLLLVRWLVVALLLLRSGFSRADCHFTALAGLRGAVPVAIALQAAASDVSWGSAMPAFALAVVLLGLVLQGTLLNPLARRLGLVGASHP; encoded by the coding sequence GTGATCGCTGGTTCTGTGCCACCAAGCCTGGCGCTCCTCTTGGTGCTGTTTGGCGGCCTGTTGCTGCTCGCCCTCTTCCTCGACGACATCGCGTCTCAGATCCGCCTGCCCGGCATCCTGCTGGTGCTGGTGCTCGGTCTGCTGATCGACAACAACGTGCAGCCCGGGCCCAGCCAGCCGCCTTCGCTCTTGAGCCTCGGCCATGCCGATCAGCTGGCCCAGTTCGCCCTTGTTCTGGTGCTGTTTTTTGGGGGCTTGGCGGCCAACTGGCAGCAGATCCGGCAGGTGTTGGTGCCATCGTTGCGCCTGGCCACCCTCGGGTCGCTGCTCACGGCCGGTGCCCTGGCCCTGGTGGTGGTCGTGGTTCAAACCCTGCCAGGGCGACACTTCGCCGTGGGGGTGGCCGGTGCCTTGTTCGTGGGTGCCATGTTCTGCAGCACCGATGCCTCGGCGGTGCTCACCCTGCTCAGGCCCTTGCGCAGCCGCCTGCCCCAGCGATTGCTGGATCTGCTGGAGTGCGAATCCGGCTTCAACGATCCGATCGCGGTGGTGTTGGCCAGCCTTGCTCTGGCCCTTCCCCATGGCCAAGACACCGCCATTGCGCCGTTGTTGGTGGAGGTGGTGCGTCAGTTTCTTCTCGGTGCCTTTTTGGGTTTCCTGGGCGGCAAGGCCGCAGTGTTGATGTTGGGGCGCCGCCGCCATCCGCTCAACCTCAGCCAGGTCACCGTGATGGGTCTGGCGGCTCTGATGTTGGTGGCCGGTGGCTCGGCCTTGATGGGGGCTAGCCCTTTGTTGGCGGCCTATGTGATGGGTCTGGTGCTCGGTAACAGCGAAGAGGTGGACCCCGAGCAGCTGGAGGCCAGCCAAGCCGGCTTCGCCAAGCTGGCGGAGCTGATGCTCTTCTTGTGCCTCGGCCTGGTGGTGCAGCCCACCGAGGTGGTGGAGCTGCTGCCCACCGCCTTGATCCTGCTGTTGGTGTTGCTGCTGGTGCGCTGGCTGGTGGTAGCGCTGCTGCTGCTGCGCTCTGGGTTCAGCCGGGCCGATTGCCATTTCACCGCGCTGGCAGGGCTGCGCGGGGCGGTGCCTGTGGCCATCGCGTTGCAAGCAGCAGCCTCGGATGTGTCATGGGGAAGCGCGATGCCTGCTTTTGCGCTCGCAGTGGTGCTGTTGGGGCTGGTGCTGCAGGGAACGCTGCTCAATCCTTTGGCACGGCGCCTCGGCCTGGTGGGAGCCAGCCATCCCTAG
- the ndhO gene encoding NAD(P)H-quinone oxidoreductase subunit O has translation MAETPAAAPQAAAKSTIKKGSLVKVNRSAYSASLEAQASDVVAPDYIFEGPAEVLLIKGDYAQVRFRRPVPDVWLRSDQLEAF, from the coding sequence ATGGCTGAAACGCCCGCGGCAGCACCCCAGGCTGCAGCCAAGAGCACCATCAAAAAAGGCAGCTTGGTGAAGGTGAACCGCAGCGCCTACAGCGCCAGCCTGGAGGCGCAGGCCAGCGATGTTGTCGCTCCTGACTACATCTTTGAAGGGCCTGCCGAGGTGCTGCTGATCAAAGGCGACTACGCCCAGGTGCGGTTTCGCCGGCCCGTTCCGGACGTGTGGCTACGGTCCGACCAGCTGGAGGCCTTCTAG
- a CDS encoding J domain-containing protein, with the protein MPNPSSTRDPYKVLGVAASATAAEIKAAYRALVKQHHPDAGGEEHRILELNAAWEVLGDPDRRAEHDRLHSTAVRSSRAARKATAQAARGDAELLAWLQQVYGPIDRLLAQVINPFPAQLRALSADPYDDQLMEAFCAFLEQSQARMEKVETLYRSLAAPASAHGFSLSVYHCLSQVQDALLELERYTMGYVDSYLRDGREMLREAKQRRTRLHEERRRLEI; encoded by the coding sequence TTGCCCAATCCTTCCTCCACTCGCGATCCTTACAAGGTGCTTGGTGTGGCCGCTTCCGCCACGGCTGCGGAGATCAAGGCGGCTTACCGGGCTTTGGTGAAGCAGCACCACCCCGATGCGGGTGGCGAGGAGCATCGAATCTTGGAGCTCAATGCGGCCTGGGAAGTGCTGGGCGACCCCGACCGCCGCGCTGAACACGACCGTCTGCACAGCACGGCCGTGCGCTCAAGCCGGGCTGCTCGCAAGGCCACGGCTCAGGCGGCCCGCGGAGATGCTGAGCTGCTGGCCTGGCTGCAGCAGGTGTATGGCCCAATTGATCGCCTGCTGGCTCAGGTGATCAATCCCTTCCCGGCTCAGCTCCGCGCCCTCTCTGCTGATCCCTATGACGATCAGCTGATGGAGGCGTTCTGCGCCTTTCTTGAGCAGAGCCAGGCCCGCATGGAGAAAGTGGAGACCCTGTATCGCTCGCTTGCGGCTCCTGCGTCAGCCCATGGCTTCAGCCTGAGCGTGTATCACTGCCTCTCTCAAGTGCAGGACGCTCTGCTGGAGCTGGAGCGCTACACGATGGGGTATGTGGATAGTTATCTGCGTGACGGCCGCGAGATGCTGCGCGAAGCCAAACAGCGCCGCACCCGGCTGCATGAGGAGCGTCGTCGGCTTGAGATCTAG
- a CDS encoding transporter substrate-binding domain-containing protein, protein MKLAFCKARERAQKPRLQARIYDCLTQARFMRMHAWLKRRRGKVLSTLLTCTVTFGATGGSLQAHEQTPEAKQHDTVRAIWFPNPPYAVDEKGVPSGLEIDLWRMIAESHQIPYKIKRASSFASLLAEIRSGEADVGISGILINENRSKQFNFSLPTASSKLKAYALAPTESTALAMLRIVLSREVMLIFMGLTLIACLFAIPVWVLERHRQDLPDPRKSHQLIFILQKTLLLSTDHTKRSTTRLISIGSLFARVLLTAYFTSYVFRLASEEALPVNRQTQPDIQLEDLSRFTFAAIPGSIQSSIAKSNNAKTIDCYWTKTCIAMLQSGKANAILDDEATVLTTLNHMPPIPKVVAASGELMPLLMAFGFSNQFNEDPRSKILNAAISRSYYDGTYSKLQKRWLKE, encoded by the coding sequence ATGAAACTCGCCTTCTGCAAGGCACGAGAGCGTGCGCAAAAGCCACGCCTTCAGGCCCGAATCTACGATTGCTTAACTCAAGCAAGATTCATGCGAATGCACGCATGGCTCAAACGACGCAGGGGGAAAGTCCTCTCAACGCTGCTCACATGCACCGTAACTTTCGGCGCGACAGGGGGATCACTTCAAGCTCACGAACAAACCCCCGAAGCAAAACAGCACGACACCGTGCGGGCGATTTGGTTTCCTAACCCTCCCTATGCCGTCGACGAGAAGGGCGTGCCATCAGGCTTGGAGATCGATCTCTGGCGGATGATCGCCGAGTCACACCAGATCCCATACAAAATCAAAAGAGCATCCAGCTTCGCCTCCTTACTTGCCGAGATCCGCTCCGGGGAAGCAGACGTTGGCATTTCTGGCATCCTCATCAATGAAAATCGCAGCAAACAATTCAACTTCTCACTACCAACAGCTAGCAGCAAACTCAAGGCCTACGCACTAGCGCCCACAGAATCCACCGCGCTAGCAATGTTACGCATCGTCCTCTCAAGAGAAGTGATGCTGATCTTTATGGGACTGACATTAATAGCCTGCCTTTTTGCTATCCCCGTTTGGGTCCTAGAGCGACATCGGCAAGACTTACCCGACCCAAGAAAAAGTCACCAGCTGATTTTCATTCTACAAAAGACACTTTTACTTTCCACAGACCATACCAAACGGAGCACAACCAGACTGATCTCAATCGGCTCACTATTTGCACGAGTGCTGCTGACAGCCTACTTCACATCGTATGTGTTCCGCTTGGCCAGCGAGGAAGCCCTGCCGGTTAACAGGCAAACGCAACCCGATATTCAGCTAGAGGATTTAAGCCGTTTCACCTTTGCAGCCATACCCGGATCCATCCAGTCATCGATTGCGAAGAGTAATAACGCCAAAACCATCGACTGCTACTGGACGAAAACCTGCATCGCCATGCTGCAAAGTGGAAAAGCAAACGCGATTCTCGACGACGAGGCAACGGTTCTCACCACGCTCAATCACATGCCTCCCATTCCGAAGGTTGTCGCGGCTTCCGGAGAATTGATGCCGCTACTAATGGCCTTTGGCTTCTCTAATCAATTCAACGAAGACCCACGATCAAAAATACTTAATGCTGCCATTTCCCGGAGCTACTACGACGGAACCTACAGCAAGCTTCAGAAGCGCTGGCTCAAGGAATGA